The following DNA comes from Enterocloster bolteae.
CGGAGGCGGCGTTGGCCTCGGTGGCTGCGGCGGTCTCACTGGTCCGGGTCCTCCCACTGGTGGTCTGTCCTGATTAGGTCCTGACGGCGGTCTCACTGGCCCTGGCCCCATGGGAGGGCGTTCCGGGCCTGGCCCCATAGGCGGACGTTCCGGACCTGGACCCATAGGCGGCCTGCCTGGATTATTTCCCATGGGTGGTCTTCCTGGGCCCGGACCCATATTAGGTCGTCCACCCATTCTTCCATTTCCCGAAAATCCAGGTTCTCTCCCTCTCATTTCCTGAGTCTCCATTATAATTCCGGACGGGTTCACCACTGATTCCCTATAACCCAGGAACTCATTCTGGCTATTGGAAACAGACTGTTCCTCCAGTGATTCTTCTGTGGTTAAAACCTCAGCATTACCTATGTTTTCAGCCGGAACATTTTCTATGTTCTGCTCCTGCTCCATCACCGGGTCATCATCCTCTGTAAAGAAATCTACATCCAGACGTTTCATATCCTTTTTGAGTTCTGCCATTTCCATCACAGCTTTATCATGCTCTGATATGTTCCACATGCCTCTGACCTTTTCCGCGCCTTCGGATGCAATCACCGTGTCGCAAATTGTATCACAAAGCCGGTTAATCATTATATGGTCAGGATACTCATCATACATGGGGCTGTTTTTATAATCCAATCTGTCGCAAGCTTCTGCCACATACCCCTGTAGAATTCTTATTCCTGACGGATACATGCTTTTCAGGTATTCAATGTCCTGCATCTACTCTCCCTTTTCCAATTTTCTCTTACCAATATCATATGCAGGCCAAATCCATTATGCGCCAACTTTCCGCCTTTTTCCCAAAATAAATAAAAGACCAGATAATTTCCAGTCTTTTACAATTGTTATTGATTTAATTTTTCTTAATATAACCAAGAGCCTGTTCCAATGCCTCCTGTTCCTCATTCCCCAGAACAATATCAGTCTGCCCCATATCCACCACCTTAATATACAGATAACAACCTTCTCTGCTGTGGACACAGTTTAATACGAATCCACTGTTTGTATAATCTAACATGGCAAAGGCAAAACTTAAGTTTCCTCCCATTCCTTTAAAGGCATTATACTTGACAAGCCCATATTTTTGGAATGAGGCTCTCTGATTCCGGTTCAATGTTCGGATGGAATCCTTATTTGACCTGTCTTCGGCCCTTAAATCCCTGATTTCTTCAATCTGGTCCAGAATGACATCTTCCAGAGTTTCTGCATCTTTTCCTCTCATAAAATAGTCATATTGGCGATCCAGCCTTCTCACTTTTGTCATTGTTGTAATCGTCAATATCAGCAACAGAACCACTAATATCAATAATCCCGCTATTATGTATGCAGGATCAAAGGGAATTTGATTTAAGATGCTGTTCTCCATATAATATCCATCTCTCCTTTGTACCTAGCGAATTGATTCTATCATTTCTACAATCCGCTCTAATTCTGCTTCTGAATAATATTCAATTTCAATGCGTCCTTTATTTTTATCCTTGTTGTGGATACTGACCTTTGTACCCATGACGCTTTTCATACGTTCTTCCAAGCTCTGATATATCAAAGCCAGGGCTTCATCCTTATTTTTATCCTTCTTCTCTTCCCCGTTCTCCGCTTCTTTTGCAAGGCGCTTTACAAGGCGCTCTGTTTCTCTGACACTGAGCGATTCGTCCAATATCATCTTTGCTGCCTTCAGCTGAAGTCCTTTATCCTCTAAAGACAATAAAGCTCTTGCATGACCGCTGGAAATAAGATTCTGAATCAGCATTTCCTGTATCTGTCCGTCCAATTTTAAAAGACGCATGGAATTGGTAATGGTAGCCCTGTTCTTTGATACTCTGGCTGCTATTTCCTCCTGAGTCAACTTGAATTCTGTTACCAGACGCTGATAAGCCAATGCCTCTTCAATGGGATTCAGGTCAGATCTCTGCACATTTTCAATCAGTGCTATCTCCATGCTTTCCTGCTTATTGTACTCCCGTAACACAACAGGTATTTCCTTTAATCCGGCTATTTTGGCAGCACGCCACCTGCGTTCCCCGGCGATAATCTCATAAAATGTCCCCTTTTTCTGAACTAAAAGGGGCTGCAAAATACCGTATCGTTTGATGGAATCAGCCAGCTCAGCCAGCTGTTCTTCATTGAAATCTTTTCTGGGCTGTTCTCTATTAGGTTCAATCAAAGCCATCTTTACCATCAACTCACCGCTTTTGCCATCCCCGTTATCCGTCACAGCCGCTTTTGCTTTTGCAATCTCTTCTTCACTTTCCTTTATAACATCTTCTCCAAAGATGGCTCCCAATCCTTTACCCAATCCTTTTTTAGCCATTACAATTCTTCTCCTCTGCTCATTACTTCTGCCGCAAGCATCCTGTAGCTCTCAGCCCCCGTTGATCTGGAATCGTAAAGATTAATAGACATACCGTGGCTGGGTGCCTCAGCCAGACGTACATTTCTCGGTATAATGGTTTTATAAATTGTTCTGTTCAAACTGCTCTTAACACTTTCCACTACTTCCAGTGAAAGATTTGTCCTTGCATCATACATGGTAAAGACCACGCCTTCCAATTCCAACTCCGGATTCAACTTTCTTTTAACCAGGTCCACTGTTTTTAATACCTGATTAAGTCCCTCCAAGGCATAGTACTCACACTGTATAGGAACCAGTACAGTATCTGCTGCCGTCAGTGCGTTAATGGTCAATATATTTAGAGATGGGGGACAATCAATGATGATGAAATCATATGTATCACGAACTTGATTTAGACAGCTGCTCAGAAGTTTTTCCTTATCCTCGACTTCCTGAAATTCAATCTCCGCTCCTGCCAGGTTCATATCAGATGGAAGCACATCCAGATTTGGCTGTATTTCCTTAATAATACATTCATTTACAGATGCCTCTTCAATCATCATATCATAAACTGTTTTATCAAAATCTTCCTGTTCCAGCCCCAAACCGCTGCTGGCATTTCCCTGGGGATCAAAATCCACCAGCATAACATGTTGTCCTGCTTCAGCCAAACAGGCGGAAAGATTAATGGCCGTAGTAGTCTTACCTACCCCGCCCTTCTGGTTGGCTATTGTTATGATTCGTCCCATATGTATAAATTCCTTTCTCGAAAAAACAAACCTTTCTTCGATTACTTTTACGATTATAACACAAGTCCTATTCTTTTCCTACGGAAAATTAGGAGAAAAGGAGAATTTTCATGTTTTATACAAAAAAATGTTTCACGTGAAACATTTTTAAGGCAGAAAATTGGGCATCCTAATCCTGTAGTGTCTTAATAATAATTTAATCCTCTAACCGTTGTAATAGCCCCCAGCTTGTATTATAATGGAGAAGAATCAAAAAACCGGTTATATAATATGTAATTTCAGGAGACTATTGAATGAAAACCAGGAATAAATTACTGACCTTACTTATACTGTCATCCGGAGCTGCTGCTGCTACTGCTCTGATTAACAAAGCGATAAAACTTTCGGCAACGTCCCGAAATGTATTGGAAGAACCAGAGGCATTGTGTTATAAGTGGCGTTTAGGAAATATACATTATACTAAGACCGGAACAGGTAAACCGATTCTGTTGGTACACGACCTTGCTCCTGCTTCCAGTGGGTATGAATGGAAGAATCTGGTAGGTAAACTTGCGGAAACTTATACTGTCTATACCATTGACTTGCTTGGTTTTGGTCGATCAGAAAAACCCAATCTTACCTATACCAATTATCTGTATGTGCAGCTTCTCTCTGATTTCATAAAATCAGAGATAGGACACAGGACGGATATAATTGCCAGTGGTTCCTCTGCTGCATTGGGTATCATGGCTTGCAGCAACAGTCCTGAATTATTCAATCAGCTGTTATTTATAAATCCAGAGAGCCTCCTCTCCTGCAGTCAGGTGCCCGGTAAGAATGCAAAGCTTTATAAAATAATTTTGGATTTACCGATTGCCGGAACTTTAATATATAATATAGCCTGCAGTAAACAGTTCATAACAAAGGAATTTTTAACTAATTACTATTATAATCCTTACTCAGTAAAGACCCGTGTAATTGATGCATATCACGAATCAGCCCATTTAGGAGAATCTCCCAAGTCCGTCTATGCCAGCTTAAAATGTAATTATGTTAAATGCAATATTGCAGCTGCTTTAAAGAAAATTGATAACAGCATATATCTGTTAGGCGGAGGTGCCATAGATGACATAGGCGAATGTATGGAAGAATATAAAGAATACAACCCTGCTGTTGAATATGCTGATGTCCCCAACACAAAGTTACTTCCTCATTTAGAAAAACCTGCAGAAGTATTTGATATGATTCAAACCTATTTATCTTAAAATATAAAATGTTTCACGTGAAACATACGGTTCGGACATCTACTCCGAACCGTTTTTACTACCACCTCTGTACAATAAAATAAATTATTTAACTGTATATATAAGAAAGGAAAATACAATATGCTGCGAATTGGTTGTCATCTATCCTCATCAAAGGGATATCGAGCTATGGCAAAAGATGCAAAAAAGATAAATGCAAATACATTTCAGTTCTTTACCCGTAATCCACGCGGAGGAAATGCAAAAGCCATAGATGAAAACGATGTAAAAGTTTTTTTAACGGAAGTCCAGTCTTTGGACATTACTCCAATATTAGCCCATGCACCTTACACACTAAACGCCTGCTCGGCTGATCCTAAATTAAGAAACTTTGCCAAACGAACCATGGCGGATGATTTAGTTAGGATGGAGTATACACCTGGAAATATGTATAATTTTCATCCGGGAAGCCATGTAAAACAAGGAACTGAAATTGGCATACAATTTATTGCAGAAATGCTCAATGAAATTCTTTCTCCGGCACAGACCACTACTGTTTTGCTGGAAACAATGGCGGGAAAAGGCAGTGAAGTAGGTGGGGCTTTTGAAGAATTGCGGCAGATTCTTGATTTAGTTGAATTAAAAAGTCATATGGGTGTTTGTCTTGATACCTGTCATATATGGGACGGGGGATATGATATAGTCAATCACTTAGACGATATATTGACAGAGTTTGATAATAAAATCGGGTTAAAATGTTTAAAGGCCATACACTTAAACGACAGCCAGAACCCAATAGGCGCTCATAAAGACAGACATGCAAAATTAGGTGAAGGCTATATAGGATTAGACACATTTAAACGAATTGTCACACATCCTGAATTGAGACATCTTCCATTCTTTTTAGAGACTCCTAATGATTTGGATGGATATGCACATGAAATACAAATGATGCGTGAGGCGGCAGATTAACTCTAGTTAATCAGATATTTTGAGTGCGTGACTTCTTCATGTACAAATATAAATGAAGTAATAAGAAGGCATACGATGTATTTTGCCTTCTTATTTTTATATTCAATTATATTTAAAAGTTTTATATGTATATTAAATATTAATAGATGTTTATTACCTATTAAAAGTGAGATGACACATTTATATTAATTACGGTATTATGCTGACTAATGTATTGTATTAACTAATACATTTTATCGCATAATATATAGCATTATCTAACCTATTATGTAGGATAATGCATTATGTTTAATAACCTATTATGGCCCAACGCATTATACTAAATAACTCATTACATGCCCAATGCATTATATTGAATAGCTCATTACATGCCCAACGCATTATACTGAACAACTCATTACATGCCCAATGCATTATATTGAATAACTCATTACATAGCCAACGCATTATATTGAATAACTCATTATAAGGCCAACGCATTATAATGAATAACTCATTACATGCCCAATGCATTATATTAAATAACACATTACATGCCCAACGCATTATACTGAATAACTCAGTATATAACCAATGCATTATACTGAATAACTTATTATAGTGAATAATGTATTATGTTGACTGTCCCATCATATTACTCAATATATTAAACTCAATAACTTATTGTAATGTGGAACCAATCATATAGATTAATGCATTATGTTAATTATACAATTATACTAACTAACCTATTATTCTGACTAATCCAAGATACTGAATAACTCACTACTCTGACTAACCCATGATACTGAATAACTCACTACTCTGACTAATCCAAGATACTGAATAACTCATTATTCTAACTAAAACACCTTATATTATTTAACGCAATAAGTTCCTTCTCACATTTTGTCATCTAATAAATTATATAATTTAATGCATCATATAACTTAGTAAATCCTATTACTTCATATACGCTCTTCCATCTTTTCAATTTTTCATCCCCTATATAATAACAAAAAAATATCTATGAGTTTTTATTACACTTAAAATTAAAAACAATTAAATCTATACAAGCTTATAACAATAATAAATTCAGTCAAGAAAAAGGGAATGTTTCACGTGAAACATTCCCACATCCACTTCTATCCCAAAGGCTCCTTAGTTGGCATTCCTGCCTTCCTTGGATACTTTTTAGAAATCCCTTTCACCTTCTTTATTACCACCAAAGATCTGGAAGCATCTGTACCGGGCAGCATAAATTTATCTACAAATTCTAGTTCTCCTCCCAATATTCCAACCGCACTGCCGGCAGACTTCAGCTCATCTTCTATCTCGCCGGATTTATAAGGAACAAAGAAACCGCCAATCTTCACAAAGGGCATACAATACTCAGACAGAGAAGCCAAATTTGCCACAGCCCTGGACACGCACAAATCATACATTTCCCTGTGCTCTTTCTGCCTTCCTATATCCTCAGCTCTCCCATGAATAAATTCCACGTTTTTTAATTCCAAGGCATCACAGACTTCCTCCAGAAATTTAACTCTCTTATTCAAGGAATCCAGCAAGGTAAGTTTTATTCCCGGAAAAGCTATTTTAAGGGGTATACCTGGAAATCCTGCGCCTGTTCCTACATCAATAACCGACTTTCCCTCCAACAGTTCTTCCTCATACACTCTGCTGCCGTCACACCCATCACCGGAATCCATCACCCGTTTCAACACCCTAAACAGTGACAGGCTGTCACTAAAATGTTTGGATACTACGTCTGTCTCATCTGTTATGGCTGTCAGGTTCATAACCTTATTCTTTTCCACCAGCATTTCATAATAAGTAAAAAACTGCTCCAATTGCTTCTCACTTAATTTTATCCCCAGAAGGCCAAGCTCCCGGTCCATCTGCTGTCTAAATGTATCTGTCATATCAGACCCTCTCACTGTTTTCTTGTAAAATGCACCAGCAGAACAGATATGTCCGCCGGTGATACACCTGATATACGGGATGCCTGTCCAATGGTTGCCGGCTGTACTTTGTTCAGCTTCTGAACTGCCTCCCTGCGAAGGCTGTTTACCTCTGAATAGTCAAAGTCCTCGGGCAGCTTCTTATCCTCCAGCTTCTTAAACTGTGCCACCTGCTGCATCTGACGCTTTATATATCCTTCATACTTAATCTCAATATTAACCTGTTCTCTGACATCATCAGGAAGTTCAGGCCTGCCTTCATCCAGTTCCGCCAGTTTAACATAATCCAATTCCGGCCTCTTGACCAGCTCTGCCAGCGTTATTCCGGACTTCAATAAGGTGCTTCCATAATTTTCCAAAAACATTTGTACCCGATCACTTACACCTATAACAGTCTTTTCCAGCCGTTTGATCTCTGACTGTATATCATCCATCTTCCTTAAAAGATGCTCATACTCTTCATCACATACCAGGCCGATTTCATGACCGATTTTTCTGAGTCTTATATCTGCATTGTCCTGGCGCAGCAAAAGCCTGTACTCTGCCCTGGAAGTCATCATCCGGTAAGGTTCATGGTTTTCCTTTGTTACCAGATCATCAATCAGAACCCCTATATATGCCTGTGAACGGTCCAGAACCACAGCCTCCTGTCCACGTATCTTCATCACTGCATTCACACCAGCCATGAACCCCTGGACGGCCGCCTCCTCATACCCTGAGCTTCCGTTAAACTGCCCGCCTGCAAACAGGCCCGAAATCTTCTTAAACTCCAGAGTCGGCTTAAGCTGGAGAGCGTTAATACAGTCATATTCAATGGCATAGGCATTTCTCACTATCTTTACCTTTTCAAGTCCCGGAACCGTACGGTACATTGCATACTGTACATCCTCCGGCAGTGAACTGCTCATGCCTCCCAGATACATCTCATTGGTGTAAAGGCCCTCCGGCTCCACAAATACCTGATGACGGTTCTTATCCGGGAATTTAACCACCTTATCCTCAATGGAAGGACAATACCTTGGTCCGGTTCCCTCAATGGCCCCTGAAAACAGAGGTGAACGGTCCAGATTATCCTTGATGATACGATGGGTATTTTCATTGGTATAAGTCAGCCAGCAGGAAACCTGGTCTTTCTGGATTTCATCCGGATTCGTTGAAAATGAAAACGGCACAATCCTGAGGTCGCCAAACTGCTCTTCCATTTTAGAAAAATCAATGCTTTTTTTATCCACCCTGGCCGGCGTCCCTGTCTTGAACCGGAACATCTCAATTCCATGTTCCCTCAAAGAATCCGTAAGATGGTTGGCTGCCTGAAGGCCGTTAGGCCCTGTAGGATTGCTCACATCCCCATAGATACACCTGGCTTTCAGATACGTTCCCGTGCACAGTATCACGGCCTTTGCGTAATACACTGCGCCGGAAAATGTCTTTACTCCCCTGATTTTACCATCCTCCGCCATAATTTCAGACACTTCCGCCTGACGTATGGTGAGATGTTCTGTGTTTTCCAGGGTCCTTCTCATATGCCTGCTGTAATCCTGCTTGTCAGCCTGAGCCCGCAGGGAATGAACAGCCGGTCCCTTGGATTCATTAAGCATCTTGGACTGTATGAAGGTCTTGTCTATATTCTTCCCCATCTCTCCGCCCAGCGCATCTAACTCCCTGACCAGATGCCCCTTGGAGCTTCCTCCTATATTAGGGTTACAGGGCATCAGCGCTATGCTGTCCACGCTGACAGTAAACATAATCGTTTCCATACCCAGTCTTGCACTGGCCAGAGCGGCCTCACATCCTGCATGGCCGGCTCCGACAATCACCACATCGTATGTTTCTTCTAAATAAGGTATCATTCCGCGTTCCTCTTCCATATTAAATTTCCCTATTTACCCATACAGAATTTTGCAAATATCTCATTGACAACATCATCATCCACTGCCTCCCCGATAATGAAACCCAGCTGTTCATATGCATTCATCAGGTCAATGGAATAAAAATCCTCTGGCATGCTGTCCTCAACGCTTCCCTTTACCATCAGCAGACTCTCCAGACACTGCTCCAGGGCTTCCTTATGACGCGCATTTGTAATATAAACCTGGTCGTTAAAAGACAGGTCGCCGTGATAAAAGAGCTTCTTGATTTCCTGCTCCAGCAGCTCGATTCCCTGTTCTTCTTTAGCAGAAACAGGGAGCACCTTATGTCCGCAAATCTGTTCCAGCTCGGCCGTACCCACTTCCAAATCCAAATCCGATTTGTTCAGCAATACAATGGTTTTTCTGTCCCGGATAAATTCTATTATTTCCCTGTCGCTTTCATCCAAGGGCCTGGAACCATCCACCACATAGATAATTAAATCAGCGTCCCTGGCTGCTTTCATCGCCCGGTCCACACCGATTTTCTCCACCACATCCTCTGTATCCCTGATTCCCGCCGTATCCACCACATTAAGACTGATTCCCTGCAAATAAATATGCTCTTCCAGGGTATCCCTGGTAGTTCCCGCAATTTCAGTAACAATGGCCCTCTCCTCTCCCAAAAGCACATTCATCAGAGAGGATTTACCTGCATTGGGCTTACCCAGTATAACTGTCTTTACCCCTTCGGACATAACCCTTCCGTCATCCGCAGACAGGAGCAGCTTCCTCACCTCACCAATCATAGGCACCAGATCATCCATCAGCCGGCTCCCATATCCATCCAGTGATATATGTTCCGGATCATCCAGAGCTGATTCGATAAAAGCTATCTGATACAGTATCCGGCTGCGCAGTTCCTTAATTTTAGCGGACACTGAACCGCTCAGCTGGCTCACAGAGCTTTTTAACGCATATTCATTGGTGGCGTGAATCACATCTGCCACCGCCTCGGCCTGTGACAAATCCAGCCTTCCATTTAAGAAAGCCCTCTTTGTAAACTCTCCCGGTTCCGCTGTTCTGGCTCCTGCGTGAAGAACAGTCTCCAGAATCCGCCTGACCATAAGCACTCCCCCATGGCAGTCAATCTCCACCGTATCCTCAGCCGTATAGCTGTGGGGCCCCTTCATGATAATGACCAGGGCCTCGTCCACCTTCTCATCACCGTCATATATATACCCATAATGGACTGTGTGGGACTGGGAAAGGCTCAGTCTGACCCTCTCCCCCTTTCTGTTCCGGAATATGGAATCAATCACGGAAAACGCCTGCTCTCCGCTGATTCTCACGATTCCGATTCCTGAATTGCTCATACCTGTAGCTATAGCCGCTATCGTATCTGTCTTCATAGGCTCTCCTCACAATAGAGCAAAAAGGCCGTCGCTTCAGCAACAGCCTCTTAACCTGTTTCATTACTGCCTGCATCCGATCAACCACGGATGGGCTTATTCTTCTTCACCGGCAGCAGTCTCTGCTGATGCATCTGAACCTGTCTGAGATGCACTGTTTCCATTGGTGCGGCGGTTATTCCTATATCCGCCGGAACGGTCGGAACGCTCAAAACGTCCCCCTTTATTTCTGTCATAGCGTCCTTTACGGTCGCCGGACGCTGCCTCCTTCTTAAGGGCAATCACCACATGGCGGAAGGGCTCTTCCCCTTCGCTTCTGGTGGTAACATACTTATCATTCTGAAGAGCCGCATGAATGATTCTTCTCTCATAAGGATTCATAGGTTCAAGGGATACCGGTCTCTTGGTTCTCTTAACCTTATAGGCAATGTTCTTAGCCAGGGTCTCCAGGGTTTCCTTCCTTCTCTCACGGTAATTCTCAGTATCCAGCTTCACCCTGAGATATCCTTCTGTTCCCTTGTTCACAATCAGGCTCACCAGATACTGGAGAGAATCCAGGGTCTGCCCCCTCTTGCCAATGAGGATCCCCATGTCCTCGCCTTCCAGGTTTAAGGACAGCTCCTGCTCCTCCTGGTTATATGCAGCTGTAATATTCACCTGCATATTCATTGCCCCAAAAATCTGAGACAGGAAATCCATGGCCTTATCCTCAATGGACTCTTTTTTCTTAGCACGAATAATGGCAGGTTTTGCGCCGATACCAAGGAATCCTGTACTTCCTTTATCAACTACTTCATATTCCAGTTTGTCGCTGGTGGTTTCAAGTTCGATTAACGCCTTTGTAACTGCTTCGTCCACTGTCTTGGCAGTAACTGTAATCATATCCATACAAAACCCTCCTACTTTTTACCCTTCTCATGCTTCTCATTATACTTGGAAACCATGTTAGCCTTAGCCGCCAGACTTCCAGGCTTGGCATTATCATTATAGTACTTGGTAGACTCCTCAACAATAGACTTGGTCTTAGCGATCTTAGCCATCTGGGCCTGCTCTGCCTTTTCTTCCTTTGCCTCAATCTTCTTGAGCATCTCGTCTACATTGCCCACTTTTGTAGGAGGAAGGCCTTTCTTTGCGCGCTTCTTGTTCGTCTTTTCAATGTTCTTCTGAACCAGGTCGTCAATGTCAACCTTATTAAGATAAGAATTGATTCCCACCTGCTGGATAATGGTAAATACACTCTGTGCAACCCAGTAAAGTCCGATACCGGATGCAAATGAGAAACAGAAGAATACGGACATTAAAGGCATGGTCACATTCATGCTCTTCATCATGTTTGCGCCCGGAGCATCTTCAGACTGCTGGGGCTGGTTGGCTGTCATCAGCTTGGTGCTGTACCACTGGCTTAAACCTGCTAACAGCGGAATGCACAGTGCTGCAAAGGCAGTCATCAGAGTGGTGTTGTCAACCTTATTAAAATAGTTCATGATAACCTGCAGGGGTGTGTATGCAATATTCAGACCAAAGAAGTTCTGCATATTCTCAATGGCATCCACCACTCTCACGCCGGTTTCCGTAACTGCCTGTCCCACGGAAGAAAAGGCATTGACCAGTGAATCCCACTGCTGTCCTGTCAGCTTATATAATAAATCAATGACTGTGTTTACATTGGTATAGTCAAATCTCTCACCCACCATCTTGTGGGCCTGTGCCAGGTCTGTAAATGCCTGGGATGCTTCATATCCGCTGGGAAGCTTGCTTACCACTGCTTCATAATATACCCTTACGGACTGTACATATGCAGGAATATTGTATATGACGCGGTACAACGCGAAAATAATAGGCATCTGGATCAGAAGAGGAAGACATCCGCCTGTCATGGATGTGCCGTACTTCTCATAAACCGCCTTGATTTCAGTCTGCATCATCATGGCGTACTTCTGGTCGCTTTCCTTGCCCTTGTACTTCTTCTGAATGGCTGTAATTTCGGGCTGCATGACTGCCATGAGTTTTGATGATTTCTGCTGCTTAATGGTAAGAGGTATCATCAGCACCTTGGTTACCAGGGTAAATAAAATGATACATAAACCGATATTTAATATTCCGAAGGTACTGGTAAAACGGAACAATAAGTCCATGATCCACCCCAGGATATCAGCTATCGGCCCCAGAATACCTCCTGTTTTTGTCAATAATACTGCGCCAGCTATACTGTTCAATACACTACCTCCTTCGATCTACGGAACTGGATCATAACCGCCTTCTGCAAATGGGTGACACCGGAGTATCCTCTTGCAGGCCAACCATGTACCCTTTAACGCACCATACTTTTTTAATGCTTCAATGGCGTATTGAGAGCATGTAGGTGTGTAAATACAGTGAGTTCTTACTTTAAGGGGCGACAGAAACTTCTGGTATCCCCTTACCAACAAAATCAGACATCTTGCCATAATCACTTCACTTCGATTCTTTTAAAATGTGATGCAGTCCGCACAGGTGCAGGTAAGCACCCTCCAAATGTTTGTAATCCGATTGTCTGGCAGCGCCTCTGGCTACCAGGATGATGTTTAACCCAGTCTTTATTCTATTATTGTTTAAACGGAAAATCTCTCTTAAAAGCCTTGTTATATGATGGCGGACAACACTGTTGCCCACTTTTTTGCTCACAGATATGCCAATGCGGTTTTCATCTTCCCCGGTTTTCATCACATACATCACCAGCAGTCTGTTCGCATAGGAAGTTCCATTCCTGTATATCACCTGGAACTCACTGTTCTTCTTAACGGAAGGAAATCGTTTCATCCGAAACTCCTTACAATCAGGTTGTCAAAACACTCCCCTTTTTCCGGGAAGGTAAGAAAAGAAAAGGCCACATGATGCTGTGGCCCGTAGTTCTTTTGCTTTAAGCTTGAAACAATTAAGCAGATAATTTTGCTCTACCTTTAGCTCTTCTGGCAGCAATAACTTTTCTACCGCCTGCAGTCTTCATTCTTGCTCTAAAGCCATGAACTTTCGCTCTCTGTCTCTTCTTGGGCTGAAATGTCATCTTCATATCCGGGCACCTCCTATCAAAATTATGTGGCAATGTGAAAACACACATTTAGACTAGTATAATTAAACATCTTCTCAATTATATAGAAGAAATCCGCCTTCGTCAAGCGGATTTTCTCAAAAAATCAACAAAAA
Coding sequences within:
- the rpmH gene encoding 50S ribosomal protein L34, translating into MKMTFQPKKRQRAKVHGFRARMKTAGGRKVIAARRAKGRAKLSA